The Desulfuromonadales bacterium DNA window TGTTCGACATGGGCTTTTTCCCCGCCATCCGGCAGATCCTCAAGAAGCTGCCGCGTGAGCGGCAGACCCTGCTCTTTTCGGCCACCATGCCCGACGAGATCCGCCGCCTGGCGCACGATGTGCTCAGCGATCCGGTCACCGTCCAGGTTGGCAACACGGCGCCGCCGGTTACCGTCAGCCACGCCCTCTACCCGGTTTCCCAGCACCTCAAGACCCCCCTGCTGCTCGAACTGCTGCAGCACACCGACACCGAGTCGGTGCTGGTCTTCACCCGCACCAAGCACCGCGCCAAGCGCTTGGGCGAACAGCTGGCCAAGGCCGGCTACAAGGCGGCCTCGCTGCAGGGGAACCTGTCCCAGAACAAGCGGCAGGCGGCCCTCGACGGATTCCGCGACGGTTCGTTCCAGATCCTCGTGGCGACCGACATCGCCGCCCGCGGTATCGACGTCTCCCAGGTTTCGCATGTCATCAACTACGATATTCCCGATACCCCCGAGGCCTACGTGCACCGCATCGGCCGCACCGGGCGCGCCGCTCGCAGCGGCGACGCCTTCACCCTGGTGACCGGCGAGGATACGGTGATGGTGCGTACCATCGAGAAAGTGCTTGGCGCGACCCTTGAGCGCCGCAAGGTGGACGGTTTCGATTACACCGTCCCCGCGCCGAAGAAGGACGGTGAATTCGCCCGCCCGCCGCGGCAACCGGCACCCCGCCGCCAGCCGGCCGGGGAGAAAAGGACGGGAGCTTCAGCCGCCCCCGCCTCCCGTAACCGGCGCCCGCAGCGTCCCGGCCGTACCTCGTCGGGAGCGCGGGCTGAGAGATAAGCGCAGGGCAGGGGAGGCAACAAGCCTGTTCTGGAAGAGCTTTAGCCGCGGAGGACCTCTGACAGGCACGGATTTTCAAAAATCCGCCTTTATCCGGGTGCATCCGCGGCTTTTTCTATGGTCATGGACGGATCGAAGTCCCGGCCGCAACTGCGTTGGCGGCAAGACCGATACGCCCCCCCGCTGCTCCTTTTCAATTCTCTTGACAAAAGACCCTCGACGGCTGTTAAGTATTTGTGGTTCGTTGCGCCGGGTTTCTCATTATCATTCCTTCTGACGTATCCCCCATGTCGAATGCAGTCGCCAAAGACCCCGTCGTGAACCGCTCCGAAGTGGCCTCCTGGCTGTTTGCCGCCCTGCTGCTGGTGATGGCGGTCAAGTTTCGCCTGCTGGCCACCCTTTTTGCCGGCTTTCTGGTGTTCGAACTGGTCCACGTCCTGGTCCCGGTTTTTCACCTGAGCCGTCTGGCCGGCAAGCGGGCCAAACTGGCCGCCGTGGCCTTGCTGTCCGCCGCGATTGTCGGCCTTTTGACGGTCGTGATCTTCTGGGCTGCGGCCTTCATTCGCGGCGGCGCCGAGAATCTCCCCCTGCTGTTCCGGACGATGGCGGAAATTCTGGAAGAGTCCCGTCACTGGCTGCCGCCGATGATCGAGGAATATCTCCCCGCCGACGTTGAGGCGATGAAGCTCGATGTCGCCGAATGGCTGCGGGGGCATGCCGGAGACCTCAAAGTGGTGGGCCGCGAGACGCTGCGCACCGTTGCCCACCTGCTGATCGGCATGGTCGTCGGCGCCATGCTTTCGCTGCGGGAAGCCATGCCGGGACAGGCGGGAGGGGCGCCCCTGGCGACCGCCCTGGGCGAGCGCGTCCGGCGCTTCGGAGGGGCCTTTCGCCGCATTGTGTTCGCCCAGGTGCGCATCTCCGGCCTGAACGCCTTCCTGACCTGGCTCTACCTCGGGGTCGGCCTCCCCCTGCTCGGTATTTCAATTCCCTATACCAAGACCCTGATCGCCGTGACTTTCCTGGCCGGGCTGCTGCCGGTGATCGGCAACCTGATATCCAACACCGTGATCGTCGTCGTCAGTCTGAGTCTTTCGCTCGGGGTAGCGGCGGCGTCCCTGGCGTTTCTGGTGGTCATCCACAAGCTGGAATATTTTCTCAATGCCCACATCATCGGTTCGCGCATCCGTGCCGGTGCCTGGGAACTTCTGCTGGCGATGCTCCTCATGGAAGCGGTTTTCGGGCTGCGGGGTCTGATCGCGGCCCCTGTCTTCTACGCTTATCTCAAGGACGAACTCTCCTCCCGCGGACTGGTCTGACCGCGGCAAACAATTAATCATGACACTGCTGCACAACCCCATTTTCCTGCTGCTGTTTATCATCGTCCTCGGCGAACTGCTGGGCAAGGTGCGCCTCTGGAACCTCTCCCTCGGCTCCTCTGCCATCATCTTCGTGGCGCTGGCCTTCGGCCATTTCGGTTTCACCATCCCGCAAGGGGTGCAGACCATCGGCCTGGCCATGTTCATCTATGCCGTCGGACTGCAGGCCGGCCCCGGCTTCCTCGGTTCCTTTCGCAGCCACGGCCTCGCCATGGCAGCGTGCGTCCTCGCCATGGCGGCAGCCGGCACCCTGATGACCTATGTCTGCTGCCGGCTGTTCGGCTTCGACGCCGGCACCGGCGCGGGCCTGCTCTCCGGCGCGATGACCAGCACCCCGTCGCTGGCTGCGGCGGTGGAGGTCGTCGGCCACGGCCAGGCCCCGGCGGCCTACGGGGTCACCTACGGCTTCGGCGTGGTCGGGGTGGCCCTCTGCATCAAGCTGCTGCCGCGCCTGCTGCGCATCAATATTCGCGGCGAGGAAGAGGGGCTCGCCCGGGAACTCGCCGAGATCAACCCGCCGATCACCTTTTGCCACCTCGAGGTGAGCAACCCCAACCTCTTCGGCAAGCGGGTGGCCGACATTTTTCTCAAGAGCATCGCGCCGGTGACCCTCACCCGGTTGCTGCGCCAGGGCGCCTCCGAGCCG harbors:
- a CDS encoding AI-2E family transporter, whose product is MSNAVAKDPVVNRSEVASWLFAALLLVMAVKFRLLATLFAGFLVFELVHVLVPVFHLSRLAGKRAKLAAVALLSAAIVGLLTVVIFWAAAFIRGGAENLPLLFRTMAEILEESRHWLPPMIEEYLPADVEAMKLDVAEWLRGHAGDLKVVGRETLRTVAHLLIGMVVGAMLSLREAMPGQAGGAPLATALGERVRRFGGAFRRIVFAQVRISGLNAFLTWLYLGVGLPLLGISIPYTKTLIAVTFLAGLLPVIGNLISNTVIVVVSLSLSLGVAAASLAFLVVIHKLEYFLNAHIIGSRIRAGAWELLLAMLLMEAVFGLRGLIAAPVFYAYLKDELSSRGLV
- a CDS encoding DEAD/DEAH box helicase; protein product: MAFQVFNFNPKVAAGVAEAGYVSPTPIQAQAIPAVMQGRDVMGLAQTGTGKTAAFALPILHRLMHGGHGAVRALVIAPTRELAEQIHQSIETLGKQTRLRSVTIYGGVGINPQIQKLKKGVEIVVACPGRLLDHIGQGTIDLSRLEVLVLDEADQMFDMGFFPAIRQILKKLPRERQTLLFSATMPDEIRRLAHDVLSDPVTVQVGNTAPPVTVSHALYPVSQHLKTPLLLELLQHTDTESVLVFTRTKHRAKRLGEQLAKAGYKAASLQGNLSQNKRQAALDGFRDGSFQILVATDIAARGIDVSQVSHVINYDIPDTPEAYVHRIGRTGRAARSGDAFTLVTGEDTVMVRTIEKVLGATLERRKVDGFDYTVPAPKKDGEFARPPRQPAPRRQPAGEKRTGASAAPASRNRRPQRPGRTSSGARAER